One part of the Rutidosis leptorrhynchoides isolate AG116_Rl617_1_P2 chromosome 1, CSIRO_AGI_Rlap_v1, whole genome shotgun sequence genome encodes these proteins:
- the LOC139886370 gene encoding protein LURP-one-related 15-like, whose product MSSPYASSTMSSPCYSSDDDMSRKGTPDRVFKEPEYPVVIVDQKYCANYPVQLNFEKNRQDEDKFKITDEDGNILFKAKKKKSGCRVMVDESDQPVISFTTKHITMHRRRQAYKGDHHEHHRLFTVKKTRGYKSLRYDVYMTSNMTESTFNYRVYDNFKDGTSIIFAQDKVTVLAQLHTQVSRKKEVKTEDKFSVSVSPNVDKAFVSALLIIREEVRKSRYKGYES is encoded by the exons ATGTCGAGCCCATACGCGAGTTCGACGATGTCTAGTCCATGTTATTCGTCAGATGACGATATGTCTAGAAAAGGAACCCCTGATCGAGTTTTCAAGGAACCTGAATACCCCGTGGTAATTGTAGATCAAAAATATTGTGCAAATTACCCTGTTCAGTTAAATTTTGAGAAGAACCGTCAGGACGAAGATAAATTTAAAATCACTGATGAAGATGGAAATATTTTATTTAAAGCTAAGAAGAAAAAGAGTGGTTGTCGTGTTATGGTAGATGAATCCGATCAACCAGTCATCTCCTTCACAACAAAA CACATCACAATGCATAGAAGACGTCAAGCGTACAAGGGAGATCACCATGAGCACCACCGACTTTTCACTGTCAAGAAGACACGAGGCTACAAGTCACTTCGCTATGACGTTTACATGACTTCAAATATGACCGAAAGTACTTTCAATTACAGAGTTTATGACAATTTTAAGGATGGAACATCAATAATATTTGCTCAAGATAAAGTTACAGTTCTGGCCCAG TTGCATACTCAAGTTTCGCGTAAAAAAGAAGTGAAAACAGAAGATAAGTTTTCAGTTTCTGTGTCTCCAAATGTTGATAAAGCTTTTGTTTCGGCACTCCTTATTATCCGAGAAGAGGTTAGGAAGTCAAGATACAAAGGGTACGAAAGCTAA